In the Sediminibacter sp. Hel_I_10 genome, one interval contains:
- a CDS encoding aminotransferase class I/II-fold pyridoxal phosphate-dependent enzyme, whose amino-acid sequence MAKIKPNNFLDSVNDIFTDAINQGVLHLYADGDSFSGRKIGINKRSLFHFGTTGYLGLEQDPRLKKAAIHAIEHYGTQFPLSKSYISNPLYQKLEERVSAIFNHPVVITKNSTLGHIGVIPSAVKDQDAIILDHQVHWSVQSAAKMLKSRSVPIDMIRHNDLNMLEDKIKSYSNSRKRIWYMADGIYSMYGDYAPIKALKTLSLKYPQLHLYFDDVHGMSWIGKNDAGYVMSELEELSENMLLFGTLSKTFGASGSVLVCSNKKMYREIKTFGGPLTFSAQLEPASVAAATASAEIHLTPEIYQLQEDLKKRIQYFKTVINQTDLPLIDHNDSPVFFIGTGMPQTGYSFVNRLMKEGYYTNLGLFPAVPVKNTGVRITISRHNQLEDIKGLVEAMAYHLPKALEETNSDLSRVRHAFRMGNAKPKETTASDALSIQIENSIENIDQDLWNTTIGGQGLHDWEGLRFLEQTFRNNPLKEHNWRFWYIVITDKKDHPVLATFLSASLWKDDMLANVTASKAVEAERVNDPYYMTSMVLSTGCLFTEGQHLYIDAQHDFHKEALHILLKNLEHIESNIKTEMSVLRDFPKDHFLEAFFHGQGFVKIRMPEACMVELKPNESLEDYCNQLSSRNRRHLRKDILAHTDLIQVDIVDHLSVNALQRVHELYDHVRNNNLGLNTFPYPIQLFKNMSEHKDWEFILIKSPKDDKIIGVMFCYRNVNQTYIPSLVGLDYEYLEIYGTYRQLLYQTIKRAKALECKQINFGITASFEKKKLGATVEEKFAFIQTSDNFALELLGILEGQ is encoded by the coding sequence ATGGCAAAGATCAAACCCAACAACTTTTTAGACTCTGTAAATGATATATTTACCGATGCAATTAATCAAGGCGTATTGCATTTATATGCCGATGGCGATAGCTTTTCTGGAAGAAAAATAGGCATTAACAAAAGAAGCTTATTCCATTTTGGAACCACTGGATATTTAGGCCTAGAACAAGACCCCAGGCTAAAGAAAGCGGCGATACATGCCATAGAGCATTATGGCACTCAATTTCCCCTGTCAAAGTCTTATATATCCAATCCCTTGTATCAAAAACTAGAAGAACGCGTATCAGCCATCTTTAACCATCCAGTGGTCATTACCAAAAATAGTACCCTTGGTCATATTGGCGTTATCCCAAGCGCGGTGAAGGATCAGGATGCCATCATTTTGGACCACCAAGTACATTGGAGCGTGCAGAGCGCCGCAAAGATGTTAAAGTCCAGGAGCGTGCCCATTGATATGATCAGGCATAACGATTTGAACATGCTTGAGGATAAAATCAAATCTTACTCCAACAGTAGAAAAAGAATCTGGTACATGGCAGATGGGATCTATTCCATGTATGGTGATTATGCTCCCATTAAAGCATTAAAAACACTTAGCTTAAAATACCCCCAACTGCACCTGTATTTTGATGACGTACACGGGATGAGTTGGATTGGAAAAAATGACGCTGGGTATGTAATGAGTGAGCTCGAAGAGCTATCTGAAAACATGCTTTTGTTTGGAACCTTGAGCAAGACATTTGGGGCGAGTGGTTCTGTGCTGGTCTGCTCCAATAAAAAAATGTATCGTGAGATCAAGACCTTTGGTGGCCCACTCACCTTTTCCGCACAATTAGAGCCCGCTTCTGTAGCTGCCGCAACTGCCTCTGCTGAAATTCATTTGACACCAGAGATCTATCAATTACAAGAGGACTTGAAAAAGCGGATCCAGTATTTCAAAACGGTCATTAACCAAACCGACCTTCCATTAATTGATCATAACGACTCCCCAGTGTTCTTTATAGGTACTGGTATGCCCCAAACAGGCTATAGTTTTGTCAATCGGTTGATGAAAGAGGGCTATTATACCAACCTCGGACTATTTCCTGCAGTGCCCGTTAAAAATACAGGCGTTAGAATTACCATTTCTAGACATAATCAGCTTGAAGACATCAAGGGATTGGTTGAAGCGATGGCATACCATTTACCTAAAGCACTAGAGGAGACCAATTCCGACCTATCCCGAGTGCGTCATGCCTTTAGGATGGGCAACGCAAAACCTAAAGAAACGACAGCCTCAGACGCACTTTCCATTCAGATTGAAAACTCCATCGAAAATATTGATCAGGATTTGTGGAACACGACCATTGGTGGGCAAGGACTTCATGATTGGGAAGGTCTACGGTTTTTAGAACAAACATTCCGCAATAACCCGCTAAAAGAACATAACTGGCGTTTTTGGTACATTGTAATTACCGATAAGAAGGATCACCCGGTTTTAGCGACATTCTTATCTGCAAGTCTTTGGAAAGATGATATGTTAGCCAATGTCACAGCTTCTAAGGCTGTTGAAGCAGAGCGCGTCAACGACCCTTATTATATGACCAGCATGGTGTTAAGTACGGGATGCCTGTTTACAGAAGGACAGCATTTATATATCGATGCACAGCATGATTTCCATAAAGAAGCACTGCACATTCTTCTAAAAAACCTGGAACATATTGAGAGTAACATCAAAACAGAAATGTCGGTTCTTCGTGATTTCCCCAAGGATCACTTTCTGGAAGCCTTTTTTCACGGTCAGGGCTTTGTAAAAATACGAATGCCAGAGGCCTGCATGGTCGAATTAAAACCTAATGAGAGTCTTGAAGACTACTGTAATCAACTTTCCTCGAGAAATAGAAGACATTTACGAAAGGATATCTTGGCCCATACCGATTTGATACAAGTTGACATCGTAGACCATTTATCAGTCAATGCATTGCAACGGGTGCATGAACTTTATGATCACGTTAGAAACAATAATTTAGGATTAAACACTTTTCCCTATCCCATACAACTGTTTAAAAACATGTCTGAACACAAGGACTGGGAATTCATCCTGATAAAGTCCCCAAAAGATGACAAGATCATAGGCGTTATGTTTTGTTACAGAAACGTGAATCAAACCTACATTCCGTCTTTAGTTGGACTGGATTACGAGTACTTAGAAATTTATGGTACCTATCGACAATTATTATATCAAACCATTAAACGAGCTAAAGCATTAGAGTGCAAGCAAATCAATTTTGGAATCACGGCATCCTTTGAAAAAAAGAAGCTAGGAGCAACCGTTGAAGAGAAGTTTGCCTTTATTCAAACCTCAGACAATTTTGCCTTGGAATTGCTGGGAATTCTAGAGGGACAGTAA
- a CDS encoding RteC domain-containing protein, translating to MKYQKLISRFESNLDVIESRNDDILKKAENGISKTEVFIKKLRKKVIRQGFNSRLEEIRFFKHTKPQLLCRLIYYIKIFNIESRRPRNTAKHQIKYFNTHITRLQMYFNDNLEFYHYYRRGSTLLDDVYFTRGQSNLRLPIASINAFVDDQFSTCQDTSVATIMAHDMVISYLQKEIKKLKIKKKADQDYPLKAISSNLKWTSSKTDLIELIYALHSAGVFNNSVVELKKIASLFEQVFHIKLGNFYHTFVEIRARKSNPTKFLDELKQQLQNRLEDSDV from the coding sequence ATGAAGTACCAAAAATTAATATCGCGATTTGAAAGCAACTTAGACGTTATAGAGTCTAGGAATGATGATATTTTAAAAAAAGCTGAAAATGGCATTTCAAAAACAGAAGTCTTCATCAAGAAGCTAAGAAAAAAGGTGATTAGACAAGGATTCAACTCCAGACTTGAGGAAATCCGGTTTTTTAAGCATACGAAGCCCCAGCTCCTTTGCAGACTGATCTATTACATTAAAATTTTCAATATTGAAAGTAGAAGGCCTCGCAATACAGCTAAGCACCAGATCAAATACTTTAACACCCATATTACCAGACTTCAAATGTATTTTAATGATAATCTGGAGTTTTACCATTATTATCGACGGGGATCTACTCTTTTAGACGATGTGTATTTTACACGTGGGCAATCTAACTTGCGCCTACCTATAGCGTCTATTAATGCCTTTGTTGACGATCAATTCTCTACCTGCCAAGACACCTCTGTAGCCACAATAATGGCCCACGATATGGTCATTAGCTATTTGCAAAAGGAAATCAAAAAATTGAAGATCAAAAAAAAAGCAGACCAAGACTACCCATTGAAAGCCATTTCTTCTAACCTAAAATGGACCTCAAGTAAAACAGATTTAATTGAATTGATCTATGCGCTTCATAGCGCTGGTGTTTTTAATAATAGTGTTGTGGAGCTAAAGAAAATAGCATCCCTTTTTGAACAGGTCTTTCATATCAAACTCGGTAATTTCTATCATACCTTCGTTGAAATTAGGGCCCGAAAATCAAATCCAACTAAATTTCTGGACGAGCTCAAACAACAACTTCAAAATCGACTTGAGGACTCTGATGTCTAA
- a CDS encoding helix-turn-helix domain-containing protein yields MPTSIITTDDLREFKMELLDDIKKLLAQQASGTIKKYLKSSEVMDMLQVSPGTLQNLRINGTLPYTKVGGIIYYDTQEIQNVMEANRVQHVQNP; encoded by the coding sequence ATGCCAACAAGTATTATTACTACAGACGATCTTCGGGAATTCAAAATGGAATTACTCGATGACATTAAGAAACTTTTAGCCCAACAAGCAAGCGGAACGATTAAAAAATACCTGAAATCTTCAGAGGTCATGGATATGCTTCAAGTAAGTCCCGGCACCTTACAAAACCTTCGGATCAATGGTACATTGCCTTACACCAAAGTGGGTGGCATTATTTACTATGACACCCAAGAAATTCAAAATGTGATGGAAGCCAATCGTGTACAGCACGTCCAAAACCCCTAA
- a CDS encoding ATPase: MDNPSKITEGGVAYSLGEFDGKNVLYDFSKILIYLNAKGKLLFGKKFRIHDEDREILLMLCSYFIKDRDTCKSYGIDIDKGILLSGPVGCGKTSMMKLLRHIVPLQRPYEIIPCRNVTFSFNHLGFKTVEAYGNTKFYCFDDLGVEPAGRFYGKDLNVMGEVLLSRYELYQQTKHKIKTHVTTNLIAEELEERYGNRVRSRMRELFNLIAFDKGAGDKRK; encoded by the coding sequence ATGGACAACCCCTCTAAAATCACCGAAGGTGGTGTGGCGTATTCGCTTGGAGAATTTGATGGCAAAAACGTTCTCTATGATTTTTCGAAAATCTTGATCTATCTAAATGCCAAGGGGAAGTTACTCTTCGGAAAAAAATTCAGGATTCACGATGAAGACAGAGAGATTCTATTAATGCTGTGTTCCTATTTCATCAAGGACAGAGATACCTGTAAATCCTATGGAATTGATATTGACAAAGGCATTTTACTTTCTGGTCCTGTAGGCTGTGGCAAAACCAGTATGATGAAATTGCTTCGCCACATCGTACCGCTTCAAAGGCCATACGAGATCATACCGTGTCGAAATGTAACCTTCAGTTTTAATCATCTGGGATTTAAAACTGTTGAAGCATATGGCAATACCAAATTCTACTGTTTTGACGATTTGGGCGTAGAGCCTGCCGGCAGATTTTACGGAAAGGATTTAAACGTGATGGGCGAAGTACTTTTATCAAGATACGAGTTGTACCAACAAACAAAGCACAAAATTAAAACACACGTCACAACAAACTTAATTGCTGAAGAATTAGAGGAACGCTATGGCAATCGTGTCCGTAGTCGAATGCGGGAGCTGTTTAATTTGATTGCTTTTGATAAGGGGGCTGGGGATAAGCGGAAGTAG
- a CDS encoding putative adhesin, with the protein MSVRVTDKDIVLLGHGSYSGGLQNTELPKNIDLYILPPVGYTLKTDVAEALIEQRLINKLELHHRDGDNTIIDTPMAVYQGGSNAPDLKLYDLGSLSEWGRTTIGRKKNVVTVNRPTFLSQLIKDDPKIKEDLRQLPNGEKLKLYWSACAAQISGNSASLM; encoded by the coding sequence ATGAGTGTAAGAGTTACAGATAAAGATATTGTCCTTTTGGGACACGGTAGCTATTCAGGAGGTCTGCAAAACACAGAACTTCCAAAAAACATTGACCTTTATATTTTGCCACCTGTCGGCTATACATTGAAAACGGATGTAGCGGAAGCGTTAATTGAACAAAGGCTAATAAATAAGTTAGAGTTGCATCATAGAGATGGAGATAATACTATTATAGATACTCCTATGGCAGTATACCAAGGTGGAAGTAATGCGCCTGATTTGAAGCTCTATGATTTAGGAAGTCTATCGGAATGGGGACGAACTACTATTGGAAGAAAAAAGAATGTTGTAACCGTAAATAGACCGACATTTTTGTCTCAATTAATTAAGGATGATCCAAAAATTAAAGAAGATCTGAGGCAACTGCCCAACGGTGAAAAATTAAAATTGTATTGGTCGGCATGTGCAGCTCAGATAAGTGGTAATAGTGCGAGCTTGATGTAA